One part of the [Synechococcus] sp. NIES-970 genome encodes these proteins:
- the ndhJ gene encoding NADH dehydrogenase subunit J has translation MAEENQTPTPEDTSIVKAGPVSALLTENGFSHVSLERDHAGIEIIKVDADLLIPLCTALYAFGYNCLQCQGAYDLGPGQELVSFYHLIKVGDNVTAPEEVRVKVFLPRENPVIPSVYWIWKGADWQERESYDMYGIVYEGHPNLKRILMPEDWIGWPLRKDYVSPDFYELQDAY, from the coding sequence ATGGCAGAAGAAAATCAAACCCCCACTCCCGAAGACACATCCATTGTCAAAGCTGGCCCAGTATCTGCACTTCTGACGGAAAACGGGTTTAGTCATGTTTCCCTTGAACGAGACCATGCAGGCATCGAAATCATCAAGGTTGATGCTGATTTACTCATCCCCCTCTGTACGGCCCTCTATGCCTTTGGCTACAACTGTCTCCAGTGCCAAGGGGCCTATGACCTGGGGCCAGGGCAAGAGTTAGTCAGTTTTTATCACCTAATCAAGGTCGGTGATAACGTCACTGCACCGGAAGAAGTCCGGGTCAAGGTCTTTTTGCCCAGGGAAAATCCGGTGATCCCTTCGGTGTACTGGATCTGGAAAGGGGCCGACTGGCAGGAACGGGAAAGCTACGATATGTATGGCATTGTCTACGAGGGACATCCCAATCTGAAGCGGATTTTGATGCCGGAAGATTGGATCGGTTGGCCTTTGCGCAAGGACTATGTTTCGCCGGACTTTTATGAACTTCAGGACGCTTATTAA
- the ndhC gene encoding NADH dehydrogenase subunit C, with amino-acid sequence MFVLSGYEYFLGFLIVSSLVPILALTASKLLRPKGGGPERKTTYESGMEPIGGAWIQFNIRYYMFALVFVVFDVETVFLYPWAVAFNQLGLLAFVEALIFIAILVIALVYAWRKGALEWS; translated from the coding sequence GTGTTTGTCCTCTCCGGCTATGAATACTTCCTAGGCTTTCTGATCGTCAGTAGCCTAGTCCCGATCCTTGCCCTCACGGCCTCAAAACTACTGCGTCCCAAAGGGGGCGGCCCTGAACGTAAAACCACCTACGAATCCGGGATGGAACCCATTGGCGGTGCGTGGATTCAGTTCAATATCCGCTATTACATGTTCGCCCTTGTATTCGTCGTCTTCGATGTGGAAACGGTCTTTCTCTATCCTTGGGCCGTTGCTTTCAATCAATTGGGCCTCCTCGCCTTTGTGGAAGCCCTAATCTTTATCGCAATTCTCGTCATTGCCCTTGTGTACGCCTGGAGAAAAGGAGCCCTTGAATGGTCATGA
- the serS gene encoding seryl-tRNA synthetase has translation MLDIKLLRENPALVQERLDARKAGEYDIQPILDLDIQQRTLEGDRSQLQARGNEIGKLIGQKIKGGVDPSGEEIATLKAEGNEIKQKLADLEPKEKELKTQIQTLLLALPNLPDPSTPVGANETENVEVRRWGDEYKPSNDQILPHWDIGEQLGILEFARSVKVAQSRFVSLIGAGAALERALINFMLDQQIAAGYVEVMPPVLVNSDSLMGTGQLPKFSEESFRCADDDLWLTPTAEVPVTNLYRDEILEADNLPIYHCAYTPCFRREAGSYGKDTRGLIRLHQFNKVELVKFVHPETSAAEHEKLVANAEAILKALQLPYRVLELCSGDLGFGAGKCYDLEVWLPSAGTYREISSCSNFYDFQARRARIRFKEAGKKGTQFVHTLNGSGLAIGRTMAAILENYQQPNGTVSVPEVLRPYVKRDFL, from the coding sequence GTGTTAGACATCAAACTCCTCCGCGAAAATCCTGCCCTTGTTCAAGAACGTCTTGATGCCCGTAAAGCGGGAGAGTATGACATCCAGCCAATTCTTGATCTGGATATCCAACAACGGACCCTCGAAGGCGATCGCAGCCAGCTCCAGGCCCGGGGGAACGAAATCGGCAAACTCATTGGCCAAAAAATTAAAGGTGGCGTTGATCCCAGTGGAGAAGAGATTGCAACCCTCAAAGCAGAAGGGAACGAAATTAAGCAAAAGCTGGCCGATCTAGAACCCAAAGAAAAAGAACTCAAAACCCAGATTCAAACCCTCCTCCTCGCCCTACCGAACCTACCCGATCCCAGCACACCTGTGGGGGCGAACGAAACCGAAAATGTAGAGGTGCGCCGCTGGGGAGATGAATATAAGCCAAGCAACGATCAGATTTTGCCCCACTGGGACATTGGGGAACAGCTCGGCATTTTAGAATTTGCCCGGTCGGTAAAGGTGGCCCAGAGCCGTTTTGTTAGCCTGATCGGGGCTGGGGCTGCCCTCGAACGGGCTTTGATTAACTTTATGTTGGATCAGCAGATCGCCGCTGGCTACGTGGAAGTGATGCCGCCAGTATTGGTGAATAGCGACTCCCTAATGGGTACGGGGCAGTTGCCCAAATTTTCGGAAGAAAGCTTCCGGTGTGCCGACGATGACCTCTGGCTCACCCCCACAGCGGAAGTGCCCGTGACGAACCTTTATCGCGATGAAATTCTAGAAGCAGACAATCTCCCCATTTACCACTGTGCCTATACCCCTTGCTTTCGGCGCGAAGCAGGTAGTTATGGGAAAGATACCAGGGGGCTAATTCGCCTGCACCAATTCAATAAGGTGGAACTGGTGAAGTTCGTGCACCCAGAAACGTCGGCGGCGGAGCATGAAAAATTAGTGGCAAATGCTGAAGCAATTTTGAAGGCGTTGCAGTTGCCCTACCGCGTTCTCGAACTCTGTAGTGGCGACCTCGGTTTTGGGGCAGGTAAATGCTATGACCTCGAGGTATGGCTCCCTTCGGCGGGTACTTACCGGGAGATTTCTAGTTGCTCGAATTTTTATGATTTTCAAGCGCGGCGGGCCAGGATTCGCTTTAAGGAGGCGGGTAAAAAAGGTACCCAATTTGTGCATACTCTAAACGGATCTGGTTTGGCGATCGGACGAACCATGGCGGCAATTCTTGAAAATTATCAACAGCCCAACGGTACTGTTTCGGTTCCAGAGGTGTTGCGGCCCTATGTAAAACGGGATTTTTTGTAA
- a CDS encoding FHA domain protein, which yields MTTLQQVWLSWQDPTTNDVGTLALRVPIALGRDPNSMPAALANHPSVAKVTLNSSQVSRYHALIFSQGDQLWIADQNSSNGLLVNGQRQTQSLLKHGDTIQIGPYKITVTTTPSPQPGNRRASDSFIQVPGTPSPEAAVKENQGITPTFPPAEFQQHLVNVQALYATRSPVEEIDYLAVGAGLGSYIWVDFLRIYGVPGQHIRALGLEEKPYGRYQRLCLNSQIPAHERLRSNSDSCPDNLWGWPSYALREAYHDFLQGHFSEAMGYLWQVFGEPTFAETYTPRSGNVFRSIDRETQRIGWPDIYRFGRVRAIRKTDDGRYAIAYSAGQGRHALVISRYVHLCTGYPVIQFLPDLQEYREKTGDFKSVVNAYENHDHVYSTLERQGGTVLIRGRGIVASRVIQRLYEARKKNPNISILHLMRSPKPVGNQFGRAQRAVKNHFELQPFNWPKACWGGTLREQLEAASPPERLNLIADWGGTTTADRRDWRTIIQTGLDKGWYQVIFGEVMAVEPDGQGRPLTRIREKAIAGELSLTANYIIDATGLDGKVKATPLLSDLVTHYQLPLNALGRLGVNNDFELPEMRNRSGRMYAAGAITFGGPHAAVDSFLGLQYSALKSVEALVREKSPQIKPLHPLASFLQWLKWVNHQAP from the coding sequence ATGACGACATTGCAGCAGGTTTGGCTAAGTTGGCAAGATCCGACAACAAATGATGTTGGGACCCTCGCTCTCAGGGTTCCCATTGCCCTTGGGCGAGATCCCAACTCCATGCCAGCGGCCCTGGCTAACCACCCGTCTGTCGCCAAGGTGACGCTCAATAGCTCCCAGGTTTCCCGGTACCATGCGCTCATTTTTTCCCAGGGCGATCAGCTGTGGATCGCTGACCAAAACAGTAGTAATGGCCTCTTAGTCAATGGCCAGCGCCAGACCCAAAGCCTTCTAAAGCACGGGGATACCATTCAGATTGGCCCCTACAAAATTACAGTTACGACGACCCCTAGCCCTCAGCCTGGAAACCGCCGGGCCAGTGATTCCTTTATTCAAGTGCCGGGGACGCCCAGCCCAGAGGCGGCAGTCAAGGAAAACCAAGGAATAACACCGACTTTTCCGCCGGCTGAGTTTCAGCAGCACCTCGTCAATGTCCAGGCTCTGTATGCGACGCGATCGCCCGTAGAAGAAATTGATTACCTCGCCGTTGGAGCGGGCCTCGGCAGTTATATTTGGGTCGATTTTTTAAGAATTTACGGTGTCCCAGGGCAACACATTCGCGCCCTAGGCTTAGAAGAAAAACCCTATGGGCGCTACCAACGGCTTTGTCTAAACTCTCAAATTCCGGCCCATGAGCGGCTCCGGTCAAACTCAGACTCCTGTCCGGACAATTTGTGGGGTTGGCCCAGCTACGCCCTGCGGGAGGCTTACCATGATTTTTTGCAGGGTCATTTTTCGGAGGCAATGGGATATCTGTGGCAGGTATTTGGGGAGCCGACCTTTGCCGAAACCTACACTCCCCGGTCGGGCAATGTATTTAGATCGATCGACCGGGAAACCCAGCGGATCGGTTGGCCAGATATTTATCGCTTTGGGCGGGTGCGGGCGATCCGCAAAACCGATGATGGCCGCTATGCGATCGCCTATTCTGCCGGTCAGGGTCGCCATGCCTTAGTCATTAGCCGCTATGTGCACCTCTGTACAGGTTATCCCGTGATCCAATTTTTACCCGATCTCCAGGAGTACCGCGAAAAAACAGGTGATTTTAAAAGCGTCGTCAATGCCTACGAAAACCATGACCATGTGTACAGCACCCTCGAACGGCAGGGGGGCACTGTCTTGATTCGAGGTCGGGGTATTGTGGCTTCCCGGGTGATCCAGCGGCTCTACGAAGCCCGGAAAAAAAATCCCAACATTTCAATCTTGCACCTGATGCGATCGCCAAAACCCGTAGGCAACCAATTTGGCCGCGCCCAGCGAGCGGTGAAAAATCACTTTGAACTGCAGCCCTTCAATTGGCCCAAAGCCTGTTGGGGCGGGACATTACGAGAACAACTCGAAGCCGCCTCTCCCCCAGAGCGCCTCAACCTCATCGCCGACTGGGGCGGCACCACCACCGCCGATCGCCGAGACTGGCGCACCATCATCCAAACGGGCCTCGACAAAGGCTGGTACCAAGTAATCTTTGGGGAAGTGATGGCCGTAGAACCCGATGGCCAGGGCCGCCCCCTGACCCGGATTCGGGAAAAGGCGATCGCCGGTGAACTCAGTCTCACCGCCAACTACATCATCGATGCCACCGGTTTAGACGGCAAAGTTAAAGCCACCCCCCTATTGAGTGACCTCGTCACCCATTACCAACTGCCCCTCAATGCCCTCGGTCGCCTAGGCGTCAACAATGACTTTGAGCTACCAGAAATGCGCAATCGCTCCGGGCGCATGTATGCCGCCGGGGCAATTACCTTTGGTGGCCCCCACGCCGCCGTCGATAGTTTTTTGGGGTTACAATACTCTGCTCTAAAATCAGTAGAGGCACTGGTGCGGGAAAAATCACCCCAGATTAAACCCCTCCATCCCCTCGCCTCTTTTTTGCAATGGTTGAAATGGGTTAACCATCAAGCCCCATGA
- the pknA_2 gene encoding serine/threonine-protein kinase, with protein MSYYFPEAMTQQTIGSGRYQILRELGSGGFGVTYLVKDGYMPSQPVRVAKQLRPLEDQPAIYRLVQERFQREAVLLEELGSYPQIPSLYAYFEEDGKFYLVQEYVEGQTLEALLQSQGPQSAEVVRQILLDTLDILDFIETKQIIHRDIKPENIILRAADQKPVLIDFGAVREIMGTQMMSSGATPKSSIVIGTPGFMPPEQASGRPVFSSDLYALALTMIYLLTGLPPQDLQHDPITGDLTWPSGAIADQHLVAVLNFAIKPNPKERFMTAKAMKAALGAIAANHQATEVAPEMLPTIVASTIASAPVSTPQASPNHLGSASIVPPTEMPSGARSPQHYQEELQYTSSLDPTTEKRSRGNPWGLVVGLVVLGLGGYQVYRVAQRQPTTGTVQPGTTPTNPTPGTTPSVNPPSTPPSNPGESPQTPPPPTPTPPSTPPVSGVLFGAIAFSEATGEYGYVIDVASQAEAEQAAVDDCEFFAESGDCRALVWFQNACGAIAMGPEAYGSGWGADVATAEAAAVDVCSDFGSGCAVVDSICTTPPE; from the coding sequence ATGTCCTACTATTTCCCTGAAGCCATGACGCAGCAGACAATCGGTTCTGGTCGATATCAAATTCTCCGTGAGTTAGGCAGTGGCGGATTTGGTGTCACATACCTAGTCAAAGATGGTTATATGCCTTCCCAGCCCGTCCGCGTGGCGAAGCAACTTAGACCCCTTGAAGATCAGCCTGCGATTTATCGCCTGGTGCAGGAGCGGTTTCAGCGGGAGGCCGTTCTTCTGGAGGAACTGGGGAGTTATCCTCAAATTCCGAGTCTTTATGCCTACTTTGAAGAGGATGGCAAATTTTATCTAGTACAGGAATATGTTGAAGGCCAGACCCTAGAGGCTTTGTTGCAGTCCCAGGGGCCTCAGTCGGCTGAAGTTGTCCGGCAAATTCTCTTGGATACTCTCGATATTTTAGATTTTATTGAGACAAAGCAAATTATCCATCGGGACATTAAACCGGAAAATATTATTTTGCGGGCCGCAGATCAAAAACCAGTGTTGATTGATTTTGGGGCTGTCCGGGAAATTATGGGCACCCAAATGATGAGTAGTGGGGCGACCCCAAAAAGTTCGATCGTCATTGGGACACCGGGCTTTATGCCACCAGAGCAGGCTTCAGGTCGCCCTGTTTTTTCGAGTGATTTGTATGCCCTGGCTTTGACGATGATTTATCTATTGACTGGGTTGCCCCCCCAAGATCTCCAGCACGACCCGATTACCGGGGATCTCACCTGGCCCAGTGGCGCGATCGCCGATCAACATCTTGTGGCGGTGTTGAATTTTGCCATTAAGCCTAACCCCAAGGAACGTTTTATGACCGCGAAGGCGATGAAGGCCGCTTTGGGGGCGATCGCCGCAAATCATCAGGCGACGGAAGTCGCCCCAGAAATGTTACCGACCATTGTTGCTTCGACGATTGCCTCGGCGCCCGTCAGTACCCCCCAGGCTTCTCCCAATCATCTGGGAAGCGCCTCCATTGTCCCGCCCACAGAAATGCCCTCCGGGGCACGTTCCCCCCAGCATTACCAAGAAGAGTTGCAATACACATCCTCGCTCGACCCAACAACCGAAAAGAGAAGTCGGGGGAACCCTTGGGGTTTAGTGGTTGGCTTGGTGGTCTTGGGGTTGGGGGGCTATCAAGTCTATCGAGTGGCCCAACGACAACCGACCACTGGCACGGTTCAGCCCGGGACTACCCCGACTAATCCCACACCTGGCACCACGCCTTCTGTAAACCCACCATCAACACCGCCCTCTAATCCTGGAGAATCACCCCAAACGCCCCCACCGCCAACACCGACACCGCCCAGCACTCCCCCCGTCAGTGGAGTCTTATTTGGGGCGATCGCCTTTTCGGAGGCCACCGGAGAATATGGTTATGTCATCGATGTGGCCAGCCAAGCGGAGGCAGAACAGGCAGCGGTGGACGATTGTGAATTCTTTGCGGAATCTGGCGATTGTCGTGCCCTGGTCTGGTTCCAAAATGCTTGCGGGGCGATCGCCATGGGCCCAGAGGCCTATGGCAGCGGTTGGGGGGCGGATGTGGCAACGGCTGAGGCCGCCGCTGTGGATGTGTGTAGTGACTTTGGGTCGGGGTGCGCGGTCGTAGATTCTATTTGTACGACGCCCCCAGAGTAA
- the ndhK gene encoding NADH dehydrogenase subunit K gives MVMNPTSFEQQQTEKLLNPMGRSQVTQDLSENVILTTVDDLYNWARLSSLWPLLYGTACCFIEFAALLGSRFDFDRFGLVPRSSPRQADLLLVAGTVTMKMAPALVRLYEEMPEPKYVIAMGACTITGGMFSSDSTTAVRGVDKLIPVDLYIPGCPPRPEAIIDAIIKLRKKVSNETIQERSIKTEQTHRYYSTTHNMKVVEPILTGKYLGLDTWNNPPATLTEAMGMPVPPALLTAKQRDEA, from the coding sequence ATGGTCATGAATCCCACATCCTTTGAACAACAGCAAACCGAAAAACTGCTTAACCCGATGGGGCGATCGCAGGTCACCCAGGATTTGTCCGAGAATGTCATTCTCACCACCGTTGACGATCTGTACAACTGGGCACGTCTTTCCAGTCTTTGGCCCCTCCTTTATGGCACGGCTTGTTGCTTTATCGAATTCGCTGCCCTCCTAGGTTCCCGCTTTGACTTTGACCGCTTTGGCCTTGTGCCCCGGTCTAGCCCGCGCCAGGCAGATTTGTTACTCGTGGCAGGGACAGTGACCATGAAAATGGCCCCAGCCCTTGTGCGCCTCTATGAAGAGATGCCTGAACCTAAATATGTGATCGCCATGGGTGCTTGCACGATCACTGGCGGCATGTTCAGCAGCGACTCCACCACTGCTGTCCGGGGAGTCGATAAATTGATTCCTGTCGATCTCTATATTCCCGGCTGTCCGCCCCGCCCCGAAGCGATCATTGATGCGATCATCAAGTTGCGCAAGAAAGTTTCGAACGAAACTATCCAAGAACGTTCGATCAAAACAGAGCAGACCCACCGCTACTACAGCACGACCCACAATATGAAAGTGGTTGAGCCGATCCTCACCGGGAAGTATCTCGGCCTGGATACTTGGAATAATCCCCCTGCAACCCTAACGGAAGCAATGGGGATGCCAGTGCCCCCTGCACTGCTCACTGCAAAACAAAGAGACGAGGCCTAA
- a CDS encoding hypothetical protein (conserved hypothetical membrane protein), which yields MTPTLLGRWQTRLLLMGTVGAPLTVCFAEGLWGNPPGLIYWAIFGYITMLGCGWDCFYIHLQSYRWDQDWPAALQWLVALWEGLFILLLHYAFPRVFGVELPLTENLSLIWFVAHYGSVWLGVFIASQSIMRILFPLWRFHGGRWF from the coding sequence ATGACCCCAACACTCCTTGGCCGCTGGCAAACTCGACTGCTTCTGATGGGAACCGTTGGCGCCCCCCTGACGGTTTGTTTTGCAGAAGGACTCTGGGGCAACCCCCCTGGCCTGATCTACTGGGCTATTTTTGGCTACATCACCATGTTGGGCTGTGGCTGGGATTGTTTCTATATCCATCTCCAAAGCTATCGTTGGGATCAAGATTGGCCAGCTGCTTTGCAATGGCTCGTCGCCCTATGGGAAGGTTTATTTATCCTGCTGCTACACTACGCTTTCCCAAGGGTCTTTGGGGTTGAGCTGCCCCTGACCGAAAACCTGTCGTTAATTTGGTTTGTGGCCCACTATGGCTCCGTGTGGCTTGGGGTCTTTATTGCATCCCAGAGTATCATGCGCATTTTATTTCCCCTGTGGCGTTTCCATGGAGGCCGTTGGTTTTAG